One Roseimaritima multifibrata DNA window includes the following coding sequences:
- a CDS encoding alpha/beta hydrolase, with amino-acid sequence MKKWLHEYSRSFSYVGLVVATLLFAGSVSPSLLPRPPVVQGILSGFVLAIGYGIGVLLVLTWRFLQLPIVSDKTKLWGKRVSTVMVGIIAFYFVWSTSDWQNSIRERMDMPPVESAYPITFFTIAILWSWGLVLLARFLLRCNRYLSAKLRRFVPRRIATGISTFIVFLVTIFVANGVVTDGALNLADNFFLQADQMIDEGIERPERSLVCGSPDSLVPWDMIGRKGKTFIAGGPTAESIEAVTGETSLEPVRVYVGMETIDDEVSQAKLALQELIRVGGFDRSILIVATPTGTGWLDPGAVDTVEYLHNGDTATVSIQYSYLPSWITILIDPDRSKRSARALFTTVYDYWKGLPKNGRPKLYLQGLSLGSLGSEDAADLLTIFEDPIHGAVWSGPPFPSQQWKKIVHDRNPGTPEWMPTYRQQRIIRFTAQENHLQIDKPWGAMRNVYIQYASDPMVWFSHDLAWRPPAWLNEPRGPDVSPQLQWYPLVTYLQVAFDLAISTSVPVGHGHNYSPASYIDAWIGVTDPEGWTPEKIALLKETIVPPIDPDP; translated from the coding sequence GTGAAAAAATGGTTGCACGAATACTCTCGATCATTTTCCTACGTCGGATTGGTGGTGGCGACTCTTTTGTTTGCTGGCTCGGTTTCGCCGTCTTTGCTTCCTCGTCCTCCGGTCGTGCAAGGGATTCTCTCGGGGTTTGTCCTTGCCATTGGGTATGGAATCGGAGTCCTCCTCGTACTGACTTGGCGATTCCTGCAGTTGCCTATTGTTTCGGATAAAACCAAGCTCTGGGGAAAGCGGGTCTCGACCGTGATGGTCGGAATCATCGCGTTCTATTTTGTTTGGAGCACCTCGGATTGGCAAAATTCAATTCGTGAGCGGATGGATATGCCTCCCGTCGAATCGGCCTATCCAATCACCTTTTTCACCATCGCCATCCTGTGGTCTTGGGGCTTGGTTTTGTTGGCCAGATTCCTGCTTCGCTGCAATCGTTATCTGTCCGCAAAACTTCGGCGTTTCGTTCCTCGCCGGATCGCAACGGGAATCAGTACCTTTATCGTTTTCTTGGTCACCATTTTCGTGGCAAACGGGGTCGTCACCGATGGTGCACTGAATCTGGCGGACAACTTTTTTCTGCAAGCGGACCAGATGATCGACGAAGGGATCGAACGTCCCGAGCGATCTCTTGTCTGTGGCAGCCCGGATTCCCTCGTCCCTTGGGATATGATCGGCCGCAAGGGAAAGACATTTATCGCCGGTGGGCCGACTGCGGAAAGTATCGAAGCGGTCACCGGGGAGACAAGCCTGGAGCCAGTGCGAGTCTACGTCGGAATGGAGACGATCGACGACGAAGTATCGCAAGCCAAGCTGGCACTTCAAGAGTTGATTCGCGTCGGTGGGTTTGACCGGTCCATTCTGATTGTCGCAACCCCGACGGGAACCGGTTGGCTGGATCCAGGGGCCGTCGATACGGTCGAGTACTTGCACAATGGGGATACCGCCACGGTAAGCATTCAGTATTCCTACCTGCCCAGCTGGATCACGATTTTGATCGATCCCGATCGTTCCAAACGTTCCGCAAGAGCCCTTTTCACGACGGTCTACGACTACTGGAAAGGGCTTCCTAAAAACGGACGTCCTAAGCTCTATTTGCAAGGGCTAAGCCTTGGATCACTGGGGTCCGAAGATGCTGCCGACTTGCTGACGATCTTTGAAGATCCGATACATGGAGCCGTCTGGAGCGGGCCTCCATTTCCGAGCCAACAATGGAAGAAGATTGTCCACGATCGCAATCCAGGGACTCCAGAGTGGATGCCGACTTATCGCCAACAAAGGATCATCCGCTTTACCGCTCAAGAAAACCACTTGCAGATCGATAAACCTTGGGGAGCGATGCGGAACGTCTACATCCAGTATGCCAGCGATCCGATGGTTTGGTTTTCCCATGACTTGGCATGGCGTCCCCCCGCGTGGCTGAATGAACCGCGTGGCCCCGATGTTTCGCCTCAATTGCAGTGGTACCCGCTGGTAACCTATCTGCAAGTCGCCTTTGACCTTGCGATTTCGACCAGTGTGCCGGTTGGGCACGGCCACAACTACAGTCCCGCCAGTTACATCGATGCGTGGATCGGAGTGACCGATCCCGAAGGCTGGACACCCGAGAAGATAGCTCTCTTAAAGGAAACGATTGTTCCCCCAATCGATCCCGATCCTTGA
- a CDS encoding threonine/serine exporter family protein: MKNLSIHFASEIRRTGTLESTPQRLVVELSRCLHLGGAPAYELEQRMEQVSQQVGVPAHFFSTPTSLFVTFDDDQDSTRLIRVSPVAVNLAMLAELYALYDDISEGRLGVQDAWDRLQVIKQTNYEYPLVLSVLAYGMASAGVGVIIGGSQTVVLAAGLIGLVIGCLSLFCEWRRFPEHLNNVLGGFVATALASLIQWFYPAATIETTLLAGLIFLVPGLQFTVSINELATQNLASGTARMAGALTTFLTIIFGVVMGYGVAKTFFVNTPVDASPAMGVGWGMLLLVPLAISFRILFRARRRDGIWMLLSICIAYGTVVSADVFLDPPAAAWTAALAVGIASNLFARVKNQPASIMLMPGLLLLVPGSMGFSGVSAIMIHENLSGGVRTVATMLLVAVSIVAGLLVANVIMPTEKQMRGLAGSEPLVDLEGEGGSGG, translated from the coding sequence GTGAAGAATCTGTCGATACATTTCGCTAGTGAAATTCGCCGTACCGGCACGCTTGAATCCACTCCACAAAGATTGGTCGTGGAACTTTCACGCTGCTTGCATCTCGGGGGAGCCCCCGCGTACGAACTTGAACAGCGGATGGAACAGGTTTCTCAGCAGGTAGGGGTACCGGCTCATTTCTTTTCGACGCCGACATCTTTGTTTGTCACCTTTGATGATGACCAGGACTCCACACGGCTGATTCGGGTATCCCCAGTGGCAGTCAATCTGGCGATGCTGGCAGAACTATACGCACTGTATGACGACATCAGTGAAGGGCGACTGGGGGTGCAGGACGCATGGGATCGATTGCAGGTCATCAAACAGACTAACTACGAATATCCGTTGGTCCTTTCGGTGCTCGCTTACGGAATGGCAAGCGCTGGGGTGGGCGTCATTATTGGCGGAAGCCAAACGGTAGTGCTGGCGGCTGGATTGATCGGGCTGGTGATCGGTTGCTTGAGTCTATTTTGTGAATGGCGTCGGTTCCCTGAACATCTAAATAATGTTTTGGGAGGATTTGTTGCCACCGCCCTCGCCAGTCTGATTCAGTGGTTCTATCCCGCGGCAACGATCGAAACCACGCTGCTCGCTGGCCTCATTTTTTTGGTGCCCGGGCTGCAGTTCACCGTTAGCATCAATGAATTGGCGACACAGAACCTTGCGTCTGGAACCGCTCGAATGGCGGGAGCATTAACCACATTCCTAACGATCATTTTCGGAGTCGTTATGGGCTACGGAGTCGCCAAAACGTTTTTCGTAAATACTCCGGTCGATGCCTCCCCAGCCATGGGAGTCGGCTGGGGAATGCTTTTGCTTGTCCCGCTAGCAATCTCTTTTCGAATTTTGTTTCGAGCACGACGTCGCGACGGAATTTGGATGCTCCTTTCGATCTGTATCGCCTATGGAACCGTGGTCAGCGCGGATGTCTTTCTAGATCCGCCCGCGGCCGCATGGACCGCCGCTCTTGCGGTCGGCATTGCGAGCAACCTGTTTGCACGAGTAAAGAACCAGCCCGCTTCAATCATGCTGATGCCTGGCCTGTTGCTACTGGTTCCAGGAAGCATGGGATTTTCTGGCGTGTCAGCAATCATGATCCACGAAAATTTGTCTGGCGGAGTTCGCACGGTCGCAACGATGCTGCTGGTCGCCGTTTCGATTGTCGCCGGTTTATTGGTGGCCAATGTCATCATGCCGACGGAGAAGCAAATGAGGGGTTTGGCCGGAAGCGAGCCGTTGGTGGACCTTGAGGGGGAGGGTGGGAGTGGGGGGTGA
- a CDS encoding ribonuclease E inhibitor RraB codes for MDEEPDVHFDIDALFGHMAADVDYNPEDELDWVFVLRSKDQGALEQVAQDLESDFTIEVQGSVEEIVDGKVTVGDPILTLSRVAAFTADDVKQIAAQVQAIADERSLTYAGVECYEAIDEDELFGWLAPEDAGWRLRGMTEVGLEENAELPWVFLAVAPSLDASTSIASALQEAGFSDRDDYDEADEEGDFAICVFVVGRNNELELDMASQKIAKIAESHGGKLLGVQFYTRDEVADVFGSGEEE; via the coding sequence ATGGATGAAGAACCCGATGTTCATTTCGACATCGATGCGTTATTTGGTCATATGGCCGCCGACGTCGATTATAACCCCGAAGACGAGCTGGACTGGGTCTTTGTGCTGCGGTCGAAAGATCAGGGCGCTTTAGAACAGGTCGCCCAAGACTTGGAATCCGACTTCACGATCGAAGTACAAGGGAGTGTCGAAGAAATCGTTGATGGCAAGGTCACCGTCGGAGATCCGATTTTGACTCTCAGTCGAGTCGCGGCCTTTACCGCGGATGACGTAAAACAGATTGCTGCGCAAGTTCAAGCGATCGCTGACGAGCGTAGTTTGACCTACGCTGGCGTCGAGTGTTACGAGGCGATCGATGAAGATGAACTGTTCGGTTGGCTCGCGCCAGAGGATGCTGGATGGCGTTTGCGGGGGATGACCGAGGTTGGGCTTGAGGAGAACGCGGAGTTGCCCTGGGTGTTTCTTGCCGTTGCACCGAGCCTTGATGCATCGACGTCGATTGCGTCGGCACTACAGGAGGCGGGCTTTAGTGACCGAGATGACTATGACGAAGCGGACGAGGAGGGAGATTTCGCAATCTGCGTGTTCGTCGTGGGACGCAATAATGAGCTTGAACTAGACATGGCTTCCCAGAAAATCGCCAAAATCGCAGAATCTCATGGTGGTAAATTGCTTGGGGTTCAGTTCTATACCCGTGACGAAGTTGCAGACGTCTTCGGTTCTGGCGAAGAGGAATAA